TTATAGCAGAAGAAACAATCCATCAAGAGGTCGTTTCATGGATTCAGGATAATATCGTGCAATCCCAAAAATTTCAAGTGCATTTTCTGGAAATGCTCCAGTCTCCACACGAAGGTATGACCTACTGCATTCAGGTTATACTCCCTACAGAAGACCATATAGCAGATTTTCAGCAACTACATCTAAT
The DNA window shown above is from Sphingobacterium thalpophilum and carries:
- a CDS encoding DUF4286 family protein, whose amino-acid sequence is MFLYNVSVIAEETIHQEVVSWIQDNIVQSQKFQVHFLEMLQSPHEGMTYCIQVILPTEDHIADFQQLHLIPLQQLISDVYKDKVFLFDSTMKYLKK